Proteins encoded in a region of the Cupriavidus pauculus genome:
- a CDS encoding LON peptidase substrate-binding domain-containing protein, whose translation MSTHPPSPHRSVPTDDADTARVILDELPLFPLHTVLFPDGRLPLRVFEKRYVDMVRGCLRDGSAFGVCLIASGQEVARPEDPTVPESVGCLAEIVDCNMEQLGVLLIEARGRQRFRVLSHETRDDGLLVARAEVLPDDIIDCKLELLGECLSALRRIVSSIHAESPDNMPFAEPYQWDDPTWVANRLCELLPVPLKAKQMLMELPDAGMRIEIVHRYMRQHHIV comes from the coding sequence ATGTCCACCCATCCGCCTTCTCCTCACCGTTCCGTCCCGACGGACGACGCTGACACCGCGCGCGTCATCCTCGACGAGCTGCCGCTGTTTCCCCTCCATACGGTGCTGTTCCCCGATGGCCGCCTGCCATTGCGCGTCTTCGAGAAGCGTTACGTGGACATGGTGCGTGGCTGCCTGCGCGACGGCAGCGCATTCGGCGTATGCCTGATCGCCAGCGGTCAGGAAGTGGCGCGTCCCGAAGATCCCACCGTGCCGGAGTCGGTCGGCTGCCTGGCCGAAATCGTCGATTGCAACATGGAGCAGCTGGGCGTGCTGCTGATCGAGGCACGCGGGCGCCAGCGCTTTCGCGTGCTGTCGCACGAGACGCGCGACGACGGCCTGCTCGTGGCGCGCGCGGAAGTGCTGCCCGACGACATCATCGACTGCAAGCTCGAACTGCTTGGCGAATGCCTGTCCGCCCTGCGGCGCATCGTCTCGTCGATCCACGCGGAGTCGCCCGACAACATGCCGTTCGCGGAGCCGTACCAGTGGGACGATCCCACCTGGGTCGCCAACCGGCTGTGCGAGCTGCTACCGGTTCCGCTCAAGGCCAAGCAGATGCTGATGGAACTGCCCGACGCGGGCATGCGTATCGAGATCGTGCACCGCTATATGCGGCAGCACCATATCGTCTGA
- the rapZ gene encoding RNase adapter RapZ: MRIILITGISGSGKSVALNVLEDAGYYCVDNLPAQFIPDLASYLSSQGYTHLGVATDIRSRESLARLPETVRDLGRDHQVQVLFLTANTDALVQRYSESRRRHPLSVRTEATPLLEQQASVEPVYNDRSLIEAIEMERELLSPLSDSAHRIDTSNVRTNTLRSWIKDLIRDSHMQQLTLLFESFGFKHGVPSDADMVFDVRSLPNPYYDLALRPLTGRDAPVVDFLQSQPLVLAMAEDIRAYVEKWLPSFIADNRSYLTVAIGCTGGQHRSVFIAERLANYFRAHGNVLVRHRELAPG; the protein is encoded by the coding sequence ATGCGAATCATTCTCATCACCGGAATCTCCGGCTCCGGCAAGTCCGTTGCGCTGAACGTCCTCGAAGATGCGGGCTATTACTGCGTCGACAACCTGCCGGCGCAGTTCATCCCCGATCTCGCGAGTTATCTGTCCTCCCAGGGCTATACGCACCTCGGCGTGGCCACCGATATTCGCAGCCGCGAATCGCTCGCGCGCTTACCCGAGACCGTACGCGACCTCGGACGCGATCATCAGGTGCAGGTGCTGTTCCTGACCGCGAACACCGATGCGCTCGTCCAGCGCTACTCGGAATCGCGCCGACGCCATCCGCTCTCCGTCCGTACCGAGGCCACGCCGTTGCTCGAGCAGCAGGCCAGCGTGGAGCCGGTGTACAACGATCGCTCGCTGATCGAGGCCATCGAGATGGAGCGCGAGCTGCTGAGTCCGCTCTCGGATTCGGCCCATCGTATCGATACCAGCAACGTGCGCACGAACACGCTGCGCAGCTGGATCAAGGATCTCATCCGCGACAGCCATATGCAGCAGCTGACGCTGCTGTTCGAGTCGTTCGGCTTCAAGCACGGCGTGCCGAGCGATGCGGACATGGTGTTCGACGTGCGCTCGCTGCCGAACCCGTACTACGACCTCGCGCTGCGCCCGCTCACGGGCCGCGACGCGCCCGTGGTGGACTTCCTGCAGAGCCAGCCGCTGGTGCTCGCCATGGCGGAAGATATCCGCGCCTATGTGGAAAAGTGGCTGCCGAGTTTCATCGCGGACAACCGCAGCTATCTCACGGTTGCCATCGGTTGCACGGGCGGGCAACATCGCTCCGTGTTCATCGCGGAAAGACTTGCCAACTACTTCCGGGCACATGGTAATGTGCTGGTCAGACACCGCGAGCTGGCACCGGGCTGA
- a CDS encoding SIS domain-containing protein, whose product MIANFDADRALRLGRDTLQIEADAVRGLIDRLTPDFADAVRLLLACTGRVVVSGIGKSGHIGRKVAATLASTGTPSFFVHPAEASHGDLGMITRDDVLIAFSNSGETGELLSIVPIVKRMGARLISITGNPASNLARLSDVHLNGAVETEACPLNLAPTASTTAALALGDALAVAVLDARGFGEEDFARSHPGGALGRKLLTHVCDVMRTGNAVPEVRENTPLAQALMEITRKGMAMTAVVDDAGHAIGVFTDGDLRRLLETPRDWRVVPIGEVMHANPRTVLQDALAVEAVQIMEANRINQLLVVDGDGRLTGALHIHDLTRAKVI is encoded by the coding sequence ATGATAGCCAATTTCGATGCGGATCGAGCACTTCGTCTCGGCCGCGACACCCTCCAGATCGAAGCCGACGCGGTTCGCGGGCTGATCGACCGACTGACCCCCGATTTCGCGGACGCCGTGCGCCTGTTACTGGCCTGCACCGGCCGCGTGGTCGTGTCCGGCATCGGCAAGTCGGGCCACATCGGCCGCAAGGTCGCCGCGACCCTCGCCTCCACCGGAACGCCGTCGTTCTTCGTGCATCCGGCCGAGGCCAGCCATGGCGACCTCGGCATGATCACGCGCGACGACGTGCTCATCGCGTTCTCGAACTCGGGCGAAACGGGCGAGCTGCTGTCGATCGTGCCCATCGTCAAGCGCATGGGCGCGCGGCTGATCTCGATTACCGGCAACCCGGCCTCGAATCTGGCCCGGCTGTCCGACGTGCACCTCAATGGCGCGGTGGAAACCGAGGCCTGTCCGCTGAACCTGGCCCCGACCGCCAGCACCACCGCCGCGCTCGCGCTCGGCGACGCGCTGGCCGTGGCGGTGCTGGACGCACGCGGGTTCGGCGAGGAAGACTTCGCGCGCTCCCACCCGGGCGGCGCGCTCGGCCGCAAGCTGCTGACCCACGTGTGCGACGTCATGCGTACCGGCAACGCGGTGCCCGAGGTGCGCGAGAACACCCCGCTCGCGCAGGCGCTGATGGAAATCACGCGCAAGGGCATGGCCATGACGGCCGTGGTCGACGACGCGGGCCACGCCATCGGCGTGTTCACGGACGGCGACCTGCGCCGGCTGCTGGAAACCCCGCGCGACTGGCGCGTCGTGCCCATCGGCGAGGTCATGCACGCGAATCCGCGCACGGTGCTGCAGGACGCGCTGGCCGTCGAGGCCGTACAGATCATGGAAGCCAACCGCATCAACCAGCTGCTGGTGGTGGATGGCGACGGACGCCTGACCGGGGCGCTCCATATCCATGACCTGACGCGCGCCAAGGTCATCTGA
- the hpf gene encoding ribosome hibernation-promoting factor, HPF/YfiA family — protein sequence MNFKISGHHLDITPPLREYVETKLERIVRHFDQVIGVSVLLSVDNHKEKERRQYAEINLHLKGKDIFVEAHHEDLYAAIDCLVDKLDRQVIRYKDRVQGHDREALKYQMAAAQMQQQ from the coding sequence ATGAACTTCAAGATCAGTGGACACCACCTGGACATCACGCCCCCTCTGCGTGAGTACGTGGAAACGAAACTGGAGCGTATCGTCAGGCATTTCGATCAAGTCATCGGTGTGAGCGTGCTGCTATCGGTCGACAACCACAAGGAAAAGGAACGGCGGCAGTATGCGGAAATCAATCTGCATCTGAAGGGCAAGGACATCTTCGTCGAAGCGCATCATGAAGACCTGTATGCGGCGATCGACTGTCTGGTCGACAAGCTCGACCGTCAGGTCATCCGCTACAAGGATCGCGTGCAGGGCCACGACCGCGAAGCCCTGAAGTACCAGATGGCTGCCGCGCAAATGCAGCAGCAATAA
- the lptA gene encoding lipopolysaccharide transport periplasmic protein LptA translates to MTSSQTTPSRRRPAAVALLAMVAALGLSLAGPAQAERADRDKPLVLEADNASYDDVKQIYTLTGNVVLTKGTMVLKSDAAELRTDPEGYQYAIATAKPGRQAYIRQKRDGVDEYIDGWGDRIEYDGKQELSRLIGHARAARVAGTKVIDEIRGALITYDSRNEFYTAAGGGDTTAAGAPSSGRVRAVLSPRADASAPAAPLDLKPSPVPSPNSSQNPSPAKP, encoded by the coding sequence ATGACTTCATCCCAGACGACGCCGTCCCGTCGCCGCCCCGCCGCTGTCGCGCTGCTCGCCATGGTCGCCGCCCTCGGGCTATCGCTCGCGGGCCCCGCGCAGGCCGAACGCGCGGATCGCGACAAGCCGCTCGTGCTGGAAGCGGACAACGCCAGCTACGACGACGTCAAGCAGATCTACACGCTGACCGGCAACGTCGTGCTGACCAAGGGTACGATGGTGCTGAAGTCCGATGCGGCCGAACTGCGTACCGATCCCGAGGGTTATCAGTACGCAATCGCGACCGCCAAGCCGGGACGCCAGGCCTATATCCGCCAGAAGCGCGACGGCGTGGACGAGTACATCGACGGCTGGGGCGACCGCATCGAATACGACGGCAAGCAGGAACTGTCGCGGCTGATCGGCCATGCCCGCGCGGCGCGCGTCGCCGGCACGAAGGTCATCGACGAGATCCGCGGCGCGCTGATCACGTACGACAGCCGCAACGAGTTCTACACCGCCGCGGGCGGCGGAGACACGACCGCCGCCGGCGCGCCGTCCTCGGGCCGCGTGCGCGCGGTGCTGTCGCCGCGCGCGGACGCGAGCGCGCCCGCCGCGCCGCTGGACCTGAAGCCCTCGCCAGTCCCGTCGCCCAACTCGTCGCAGAACCCGTCGCCGGCCAAGCCCTGA
- the lptC gene encoding LPS export ABC transporter periplasmic protein LptC, whose amino-acid sequence MQALLAKLTGLVMRLLPLLLMAIVAGSTFWLVEINSPREDKAAVTGKRHEPDYYIDNFSATELAQDGSTKLRFTGIKMIHFEDDQTYEVTRPAMRAYEPDRPPVTANADRGVMNSEGSIIDLYGNAFIVRQAGTDLSKDPRMTAASQYFQLLVNDDIVKTNQPVQLVRGPSVMNANGLIFNNVTREVQLLGNVRGTIITGPPSGQAPKP is encoded by the coding sequence ATGCAGGCACTCCTCGCCAAACTGACCGGGCTCGTCATGCGGCTGCTGCCGCTGCTGCTGATGGCGATCGTTGCCGGCAGCACGTTCTGGCTCGTCGAGATCAACTCGCCGCGCGAGGACAAGGCCGCGGTCACGGGCAAGCGCCACGAGCCCGACTATTACATCGACAATTTCTCGGCCACCGAGCTCGCGCAGGACGGCAGCACCAAGCTGCGGTTCACCGGCATCAAGATGATCCACTTCGAGGACGACCAGACCTACGAGGTGACGCGCCCCGCCATGCGCGCGTACGAACCGGACCGCCCGCCCGTGACCGCCAACGCCGACCGCGGCGTGATGAACAGCGAGGGCTCGATCATCGATCTCTACGGCAATGCGTTCATCGTGCGGCAGGCTGGCACGGACCTCAGCAAGGACCCGCGCATGACCGCGGCCTCGCAGTATTTCCAACTGCTGGTGAACGACGACATCGTGAAAACCAACCAGCCCGTGCAACTGGTGCGCGGCCCTTCCGTGATGAACGCAAACGGGCTGATCTTCAACAACGTCACCCGCGAAGTACAATTGCTGGGTAACGTTCGCGGCACCATCATCACGGGGCCGCCTTCGGGCCAGGCTCCGAAACCATAA
- the mutY gene encoding A/G-specific adenine glycosylase, whose product MPRKSASPLSPSSQAPISVPTDFGMRVVNWQRRHGRHDLPWQNTRDAYRIWLSEIMLQQTQVAAVIEYFQRFVTQLPTVAALAAAPADEVMALWAGLGYYSRARNLHRCAKAVMDEHGGVFPTDPDVLVTLPGIGRSTAAAIAAFSAGVRSPILDGNVKRVFARVFGIEGYPGERAIETRMWQLAGQALPPAGPNQAEDMIAYTQGLMDLGATVCSRGKPACLANADACPLAADCVARRDGLTAVLPTPKPRAAIPERSTVMLVMRHGRDVLLGLRPDSGIWGGLWSLPEMPVDTVPFDIEAAEDAALAQARAFGTPSRAMLAGELTHVFTHFRLLIRAIRVDLDAVSHVEDPARRWLSLDDLDALGTPAPVRRLLEDQARGGLF is encoded by the coding sequence ATGCCCCGCAAGTCCGCGTCTCCCTTATCCCCCTCCTCGCAAGCGCCGATCTCCGTGCCGACCGATTTCGGCATGCGCGTCGTGAACTGGCAGCGCCGGCACGGCCGCCACGACCTGCCGTGGCAGAACACGCGCGACGCCTATCGCATCTGGCTGTCCGAGATCATGCTGCAGCAGACGCAGGTCGCGGCCGTCATCGAGTATTTCCAGCGCTTCGTCACCCAGTTGCCGACCGTCGCCGCGCTCGCGGCCGCCCCGGCCGACGAGGTCATGGCGCTGTGGGCGGGCCTCGGCTACTACTCGCGCGCCCGTAATCTGCACCGCTGTGCCAAGGCCGTGATGGACGAGCACGGCGGCGTGTTTCCGACCGACCCCGATGTACTGGTGACGCTGCCCGGCATCGGCCGCTCGACCGCCGCGGCGATTGCCGCGTTCAGCGCGGGCGTGCGCTCGCCCATTCTCGATGGCAACGTCAAGCGCGTCTTTGCGCGCGTGTTCGGCATCGAGGGTTATCCGGGCGAACGCGCGATCGAGACGCGCATGTGGCAACTGGCCGGGCAGGCGCTGCCACCGGCGGGCCCGAACCAGGCCGAGGACATGATCGCGTACACGCAGGGTCTGATGGACCTCGGCGCGACCGTGTGCTCGCGCGGCAAGCCCGCGTGCCTCGCCAATGCCGACGCATGCCCGCTCGCGGCCGACTGCGTCGCGCGCCGCGACGGGCTGACCGCCGTGCTGCCGACGCCCAAGCCGCGTGCCGCGATTCCCGAGCGCAGCACCGTCATGCTCGTCATGCGGCATGGCCGCGACGTGCTGCTGGGCCTGCGGCCCGACAGCGGTATCTGGGGTGGATTGTGGAGCCTGCCCGAGATGCCGGTGGACACCGTGCCGTTCGATATCGAAGCGGCCGAGGATGCCGCGCTCGCGCAGGCCCGCGCATTCGGCACGCCGTCGCGCGCGATGCTCGCGGGCGAGCTCACGCATGTGTTCACGCATTTCCGGTTGCTGATTCGCGCGATTCGCGTGGACCTCGACGCGGTCTCGCATGTCGAGGATCCCGCGCGGCGCTGGCTGTCGCTCGATGATCTCGACGCACTCGGGACGCCGGCGCCGGTGCGCCGCCTGCTCGAAGACCAGGCGCGCGGCGGACTGTTCTAG
- the hprK gene encoding HPr(Ser) kinase/phosphatase produces the protein MELTGVTSQSIFDDNAADIKLSWVAGLEGADRAFDVEFAREATSAADLVGHLNLIHPNRIQVLGKPEILYYQRLDDEPRKRQMGELILLEPPFLVVADGMEPPPDLELRCTRSSTPLFTTPVSSAAVIDHLRLYLSRISAPRVTMHGVFLDILGMGVLIMGESGLGKSELGLELISRGHGLVADDAVDFVRLGPDFVEGRCPPLLQNLLEVRGLGLLDIKTIFGETAVRRKMKIKLVVQLVRRNDGEFERLPLDSQYLDVLGLPIHMVKIQVAAGRNLAVLVEAAVRNTILRLRGIDTLRDFMDRQRAAMQADVVSRGQGRLL, from the coding sequence ATGGAACTCACCGGCGTCACCTCGCAGTCGATCTTCGACGACAACGCAGCCGATATCAAACTCTCGTGGGTGGCCGGACTGGAAGGCGCCGACCGTGCGTTCGACGTCGAGTTCGCGCGCGAGGCCACATCGGCGGCGGACCTCGTGGGTCACTTGAACCTGATCCATCCGAACCGCATCCAGGTGCTCGGCAAACCCGAGATCCTGTACTACCAGCGGCTCGACGACGAGCCGCGCAAGCGCCAGATGGGCGAGCTGATCCTGCTCGAGCCGCCGTTCCTCGTCGTGGCCGATGGCATGGAGCCGCCGCCCGACCTGGAACTGCGCTGCACGCGCTCTTCGACGCCGCTGTTCACCACGCCCGTGTCGTCGGCCGCGGTCATCGATCATCTGCGCCTGTACCTGTCGCGCATTTCGGCGCCGCGCGTGACCATGCACGGCGTGTTCCTCGACATTCTCGGCATGGGCGTGCTGATCATGGGCGAATCGGGCCTCGGCAAGAGTGAACTCGGCCTCGAACTGATCTCGCGCGGCCATGGCCTCGTGGCCGACGATGCGGTGGACTTCGTGCGCTTGGGCCCCGATTTCGTGGAAGGCCGCTGCCCGCCGCTGCTGCAGAACCTGCTCGAGGTACGCGGACTGGGCCTCCTCGATATCAAGACGATCTTCGGGGAAACCGCGGTCCGGCGAAAAATGAAGATCAAGCTCGTGGTGCAGCTCGTGCGCCGGAACGACGGCGAATTCGAGCGCCTGCCGCTCGATTCGCAATACCTCGACGTGCTCGGGCTGCCGATCCACATGGTGAAGATCCAGGTGGCGGCCGGCCGAAACCTCGCCGTGCTGGTGGAAGCCGCCGTGCGCAACACGATCCTGCGCCTGCGAGGCATCGACACGCTGCGCGACTTCATGGACCGTCAGCGCGCGGCCATGCAGGCCGATGTCGTATCGCGCGGGCAGGGCCGGCTGCTCTGA
- the lptB gene encoding LPS export ABC transporter ATP-binding protein, producing the protein MNDTATLAKPISTATVSNGSTLVVRHLKKRYGSRTVVKDVSLDVKSGEVVGLLGPNGAGKTTSFYMIVGLVALDEGDIVLDGDHISGLPIHERARMGLSYLPQEASVFRKLNVEENIRAVLELQQENGKPLKKDEMNKRLDTLLDDLQIAHLRNNPALSLSGGERRRVEIARALASSPRFILLDEPFAGVDPIAVGEIQRIVSFLKARNIGVLITDHNVRETLGICDHAYIISEGTVLAEGQPEDIIANESVRRVYLGENFRM; encoded by the coding sequence ATGAACGATACCGCCACGCTCGCCAAGCCGATCTCCACCGCCACTGTCTCCAATGGCAGCACGCTCGTCGTGCGCCACCTGAAGAAGCGCTACGGCTCGCGTACCGTCGTCAAGGACGTGTCGCTCGACGTCAAGAGCGGCGAGGTGGTCGGGCTGCTGGGCCCGAACGGCGCGGGCAAGACGACCTCGTTCTACATGATCGTGGGCCTCGTCGCGCTCGACGAAGGCGACATCGTGCTCGATGGCGACCACATCAGCGGCCTGCCGATCCACGAGCGCGCGCGCATGGGCCTGTCGTACCTGCCGCAGGAAGCGTCGGTCTTCCGCAAGCTCAACGTGGAAGAGAACATTCGCGCGGTGCTCGAGCTGCAGCAGGAGAACGGCAAGCCGCTCAAGAAGGACGAGATGAACAAGCGGCTGGACACGCTGCTCGACGATCTCCAGATCGCGCACCTGCGCAACAACCCCGCGCTGTCCCTGTCCGGCGGCGAGCGCCGCCGCGTGGAAATCGCGCGCGCGCTGGCCTCCTCGCCCCGCTTCATCCTGCTCGACGAGCCGTTCGCGGGCGTGGATCCGATCGCCGTCGGCGAAATCCAGCGTATCGTCAGCTTCCTCAAGGCACGCAACATCGGCGTGCTGATCACCGACCACAACGTGCGCGAAACGCTCGGCATCTGCGACCACGCGTACATCATCAGCGAAGGCACGGTGCTCGCCGAGGGCCAGCCCGAGGACATCATCGCCAACGAATCCGTGCGGCGCGTCTACCTGGGCGAAAACTTCCGGATGTGA
- the ptsN gene encoding PTS IIA-like nitrogen regulatory protein PtsN: MNRLAKLLPPGNITLDVSVTSKKRVFEQAGLLFENNHGVARATVTDNLFARESLGSTGLGAGVAIPHGRIKGLKQPLAGFMRLAEPIPFESPDGKPVSLLIFLLVPEQATQQHLEILSEIAQLLSDREMRDGLATLPTPEAVHQLLTEWHP; encoded by the coding sequence ATGAATCGTTTGGCCAAACTGCTGCCACCCGGCAACATCACTCTCGACGTCAGCGTCACCAGCAAGAAGCGGGTGTTCGAGCAGGCCGGGCTCCTGTTCGAGAACAACCATGGCGTGGCACGCGCCACCGTGACCGACAATCTGTTCGCGCGGGAATCGCTCGGCTCGACCGGCCTGGGTGCCGGGGTCGCGATTCCGCACGGCCGCATCAAGGGGCTCAAGCAGCCGCTGGCCGGCTTTATGCGCCTGGCCGAGCCGATCCCGTTTGAATCGCCCGATGGCAAGCCCGTATCGCTGCTGATCTTCCTGCTCGTGCCCGAGCAGGCCACGCAGCAGCATCTGGAAATCCTGTCGGAGATCGCACAGCTGTTATCGGACCGCGAGATGCGCGACGGGCTCGCAACCCTGCCCACGCCCGAGGCGGTGCACCAGTTGCTGACCGAATGGCACCCATGA
- a CDS encoding PsiF family protein produces MKKLIAMCVLVTPLIATGAFAQGASAPAAAAGNSQQDRMKACNTQATGKKGDDRKKFMSDCLSGKPTAAAEPKTQQEKMSACSKQGKGKKGDDYKAFMKDCLSKPAA; encoded by the coding sequence ATGAAAAAGCTGATCGCGATGTGCGTGCTGGTAACCCCGCTGATCGCCACGGGCGCGTTTGCCCAGGGCGCTTCCGCTCCCGCGGCGGCTGCTGGCAACAGCCAGCAGGACCGGATGAAGGCATGCAACACGCAGGCCACGGGCAAGAAAGGCGACGATCGCAAGAAATTCATGAGCGATTGCCTGTCGGGCAAGCCCACGGCCGCCGCCGAGCCCAAGACGCAGCAGGAAAAGATGTCCGCCTGCAGCAAGCAGGGCAAGGGCAAGAAGGGCGACGACTACAAGGCATTCATGAAAGATTGCCTCTCCAAACCCGCCGCTTGA
- a CDS encoding RNA polymerase factor sigma-54, whose amino-acid sequence MKPSLQLRLSQHLALTPQLQQSIRLLQLSTLELQQEVEQALTENPLLERENDWIESPLRVAADGSVNVQSAPAPAPAEPQGNGEERAEGAGGSDEEGFGGDNTSEDYGNDWSLDDFARRPQGDEDEKTPMQLRDAEPTLREHLMEQVAPLKISLRDKGLAVFLIESLDDDGYLGATLEEIFSELPEELEFEIEEVQSMLTLLQSFDPPGVGARNAAECLTLQLRRISHPQRDLASSIVNHHLELLAVRDYTRLKKALQVDEIALKAAHDLIRSLAPYPGHAYSRPEADFVVPDVFVRKSGGGWIAQLNPDVMPRLRINDMYAQILRGAKGESGTAGLQQKLQEARWLIKNIQQRFDTILRVAQAIVERQKNFFTHGEIAMRPLVLREIADTLGLHESTISRVTTNKYMATPMGTFELKYFFGSHVSTETGGAASSTAIRALIKQLIGAEDPKNPLSDSRIAELLGEQGFVVARRTVAKYREALKIPAVNLRKTL is encoded by the coding sequence ATGAAACCGTCGCTTCAGCTTCGCCTCTCCCAGCACCTTGCCCTTACCCCCCAACTGCAGCAGTCGATCCGGCTGCTGCAGCTCTCGACGTTGGAGCTCCAGCAGGAAGTGGAGCAGGCTCTGACGGAGAATCCCCTGCTCGAGCGCGAAAACGACTGGATCGAGAGCCCGCTGCGCGTGGCCGCCGATGGCTCCGTCAACGTGCAGAGCGCCCCCGCGCCCGCCCCGGCCGAGCCGCAGGGCAACGGCGAGGAGCGCGCGGAAGGCGCGGGCGGCAGCGACGAGGAAGGCTTCGGCGGCGATAACACCAGCGAGGACTACGGCAACGACTGGAGCCTCGACGATTTCGCGCGCCGTCCGCAGGGCGACGAGGACGAGAAGACGCCGATGCAGTTGCGCGACGCGGAACCCACGCTGCGCGAGCATCTGATGGAACAGGTCGCGCCGCTGAAGATTTCCCTGCGCGACAAGGGCCTGGCGGTGTTCCTGATCGAGTCGCTCGACGACGATGGCTATCTCGGCGCCACCCTCGAAGAAATTTTCTCGGAACTGCCCGAGGAACTCGAGTTCGAAATAGAGGAAGTGCAGTCGATGCTCACGCTGCTGCAGAGCTTCGATCCGCCCGGCGTGGGCGCGCGCAATGCGGCGGAATGTCTCACGCTGCAGCTGCGCCGCATCTCGCATCCGCAACGCGATCTTGCATCGTCGATCGTCAACCACCATCTGGAGTTACTGGCGGTGCGTGATTACACGCGCCTCAAGAAAGCGCTCCAGGTGGACGAAATAGCATTGAAGGCCGCGCACGATCTGATCCGCTCGCTAGCACCGTATCCCGGGCACGCCTATAGCAGGCCCGAGGCCGATTTCGTGGTGCCCGACGTGTTCGTGCGCAAGAGCGGAGGTGGCTGGATTGCCCAGCTGAATCCCGATGTGATGCCGCGATTACGCATCAACGACATGTACGCGCAGATCCTGCGCGGCGCGAAGGGCGAATCGGGCACTGCGGGGCTGCAGCAGAAGCTTCAGGAGGCGCGGTGGCTCATCAAGAACATACAGCAGCGCTTCGATACGATCCTGCGTGTGGCGCAGGCTATCGTCGAACGGCAGAAGAACTTTTTCACCCATGGGGAAATCGCGATGCGCCCCTTGGTTTTGAGGGAGATAGCCGATACACTCGGTTTACATGAGTCCACGATTTCGCGCGTGACCACGAACAAGTACATGGCCACGCCGATGGGGACTTTCGAGTTGAAGTACTTCTTCGGGAGCCACGTGTCCACCGAAACGGGTGGCGCAGCTTCATCCACGGCAATCCGCGCGCTGATCAAGCAACTCATAGGAGCCGAAGACCCCAAGAATCCCCTTTCCGACAGCCGCATCGCCGAACTGTTGGGCGAGCAGGGCTTTGTGGTCGCGCGGCGCACCGTCGCCAAATACCGCGAAGCGCTCAAGATCCCGGCAGTGAATCTCCGCAAGACTTTGTAG